In Sphingobacterium sp. lm-10, one DNA window encodes the following:
- a CDS encoding glycoside hydrolase family 2 TIM barrel-domain containing protein gives MNICKILSMLCLGITTASQAAQAQAPIPVKIVEDEGRFEILREDKPYFILGAGGTGKLEQIKSTGGNSIRTWSTDGAQQILDEAQKLGLTVTLGLRVGTERHGFDYNDPVKTRQQLERIRGEINTFKKHPALLAWGIGNELNLHYSNEKVWDAVNEIATMIHQEDPHHLVTTMLAGVNKKEIDLINSKCPSLDLIAVQVYGTLASVPQQLEDAGWHKAYMVTEWGPTGHWEGLQTPWGASIEETSSEKATVYKSRYEASIAKDPRCVGSYVFLWGQKQERTPTWYGLFTENGEQSEVIDVMQYLWTGKWPAKRAPHITSFTINNKKAADHIYLKPGTKYPVNARVTDPAGKPLTARWELLAESTDLKEGGDREDRPTAVDGLVQQNSFDEAVLTAPKKEGAYRLFYYSSDGNNKVATANIPFFVKK, from the coding sequence ATGAACATATGCAAAATACTCTCCATGCTGTGCCTGGGTATCACTACCGCAAGTCAAGCAGCACAGGCTCAAGCTCCTATCCCTGTTAAGATTGTGGAAGATGAGGGACGGTTTGAGATACTACGTGAAGACAAACCTTACTTTATTCTTGGTGCAGGCGGTACCGGAAAGCTGGAACAAATAAAGTCGACTGGTGGCAACTCCATTCGGACTTGGAGCACCGATGGAGCGCAGCAAATTCTTGACGAAGCACAAAAACTGGGTTTAACGGTTACACTTGGTCTACGTGTAGGCACCGAGAGACATGGCTTCGATTATAATGATCCGGTAAAAACCCGCCAACAACTGGAAAGAATACGTGGAGAAATCAATACTTTTAAAAAACACCCTGCACTATTAGCTTGGGGTATTGGTAATGAGCTAAACCTACATTATAGCAATGAAAAAGTGTGGGATGCTGTCAATGAAATTGCTACTATGATTCATCAAGAAGATCCGCATCATCTCGTAACCACTATGTTGGCCGGCGTGAATAAAAAGGAAATTGATCTAATCAACAGCAAATGTCCTTCGTTAGATTTAATAGCTGTACAAGTGTATGGCACTTTAGCCTCCGTGCCACAACAACTTGAGGATGCAGGCTGGCATAAGGCCTATATGGTAACTGAGTGGGGACCAACCGGACATTGGGAGGGTTTGCAAACTCCTTGGGGAGCTTCTATCGAAGAAACAAGCAGTGAAAAAGCAACTGTATACAAAAGTCGATACGAAGCGTCTATCGCAAAAGACCCACGTTGTGTAGGTTCGTACGTGTTTTTGTGGGGACAAAAACAGGAACGCACACCAACCTGGTATGGCTTATTCACCGAAAATGGGGAACAATCTGAGGTGATCGACGTCATGCAATACTTGTGGACAGGTAAATGGCCAGCAAAGCGCGCTCCGCATATCACCTCATTTACTATCAATAACAAAAAAGCGGCTGATCATATCTATCTGAAACCAGGTACCAAATACCCAGTAAATGCACGCGTCACAGACCCTGCCGGAAAGCCACTAACAGCTCGCTGGGAATTGCTGGCCGAAAGTACTGACCTGAAAGAAGGTGGTGATAGAGAAGATCGCCCTACTGCTGTTGATGGCTTAGTACAGCAAAATTCGTTTGACGAAGCCGTACTTACTGCACCAAAGAAAGAGGGAGCGTATCGTTTGTTTTATTATTCTTCAGACGGAAATAATAAGGTTGCCACAGCTAACATCCCATTTTTCGTTAAGAAATAA